From one Amaranthus tricolor cultivar Red isolate AtriRed21 chromosome 17, ASM2621246v1, whole genome shotgun sequence genomic stretch:
- the LOC130803463 gene encoding uncharacterized protein LOC130803463: protein MSEPSVFERMMLNFRQTCRYYTGYPKDLGPSRVIHFTSERQFVQILHQGYPVVVAFTIRGNYTKHLDKVLEEAAAKFYPHVKFMRVECPKYPGFCITRQKTEYPFVEVFHSPEQQGANQAKVADPNVTKYLVKVLPFNYDVSAYGFKEFFKRHEIQIPDQE, encoded by the exons ATGTCTGAACCATCAGTTTTCGAGAGGATGATGCTTAATTTTCGTCAAACTTGCAG GTATTATACTGGTTATCCTAAGGATTTAGGCCCATCACGTGTTATACATTTTACATCAGAACGTCAATTTGTCCAGATTCTTCACCAAGGTTACCCTGTGGTTGTTGCTTTCACTATTAG GGGAAATTACACAAAACATCTTGACAAAGTACTAGAAGAAGCTGCAGCAAAGTTTTACCCTCATGTCAAATTTATGAGG GTCGAGTGTCCGAAGTATCCAGGATTTTGCATTACACGGCAAAAGACAGAATATCCATTTGTTGAAGTATTTCATAGCCCAGAGCAGCAA GGTGCAAACCAAGCAAAGGTTGCTGATCCAAACGTCACCAAGTATTTGGTGAAGGTCCTGCCT TTCAATTATGACGTCAGTGCTTAtggatttaaagagtttttcAAGCGGCACGAGATTCAAATACCTGATCAGGAGTGA
- the LOC130803462 gene encoding uncharacterized protein LOC130803462 translates to MASSIIRNSLKSINSQLLRTLTTHRRPFNVAAANTTSTATADQSDSFTFSSDGGDSNIHLRPDTKETKSSVTMPMSFMTGSVVGKRFYKKVTTREADDGNGWSVMLDYRTLKTPTKRPLKLPTLSLAKAIAAEWDFQQTDGIRPFTMPLMKLACTALERVPVTRPKIIDNLMSKFNQDLVFCRAPKDNDLTRGVYERQVEKIDPLLKWLESEFGYKPIVYSSFFGGKQDDGLVKAIECILKRADDCELAAIDALTASAHSLTIAIAVIRGRLDIEEAIELIRLEEDLQVDKWGLVEGGHDVDVADLKVQIASAAVFLGLSRNAQVSI, encoded by the exons ATGGCATCAAGCATCATAAGGAATTCCTTGAAATCAATCAACTCACAACTTTTAAGAACCCTAACCACTCATCGCCGACCTTTCAACGTCGCGGCCGCCAATACTACTAGCACCGCCACCGCTGATCAATCTGACTCCTTCACATTTTCATCAGACGGTGGGGATAGTAACATACATTTGAGGCCAGATACGAAGGAAACGAAGTCGTCAGTGACGATGCCAATGTCGTTTATGACAGGATCAGTTGTTGGGAAGAGATTCTACAAGAAAGTAACAACAAGAGAAGCTGATGATGGAAATGGATGGAGTGTAATGTTGGATTATCGAACTCTTAAAACCCCTACCAAACGTCCTCTTAAACTCCCTACTCTTTCTCTTGCTAAAGCCATTGCTGCTGAATGGGATTTCCAG CAAACAGATGGAATAAGGCCCTTTACAATGCCACTCATGAAGCTTGCTTGCACTGCATTAGAACGAGTCCCCGTCACTCGCCCTAAAATAATCGATAACTTGATGAGCAAATTCAATCAGGACTTAGTTTTTTGCCGTGCTCCAAAGGACAATGATTTAACCAGAGGTGTTTATG AACGACAAGTTGAGAAGATAGATCCTTTACTTAAGTGGTTGGAATCAGAATTTGGGTACAAACCTATAGTGTACTCCAGTTTTTTTGGTGGCAAGCAGGACGATGGCCTTGTGAAAGCCATAGAATGCATATTGAAGAGAGCAGATGACTGTGAACTAGCAGCCATTGATGCATTGACGGCATCAGCACATTCTTTAACTATTGCCATTGCTGTAATTCGTGGCAGATTAGATATAGAGGAGGCTATTGAGTTGATTCGTCTTGAAGAAGATCTGCAG GTGGACAAGTGGGGTCTTGTTGAGGGTGGTCACGATGTTGATGTTGCTGATCTGAAGGTGCAGATCGCATCTGCTGCCGTTTTTCTGGGACTATCAAGGAACGCACAAGTATcgatatga